TGGTGACCATTATTTATGGTTTCTTAATTTGGATTTAGTCTTTACTTTAAACTACTCCCAGGAATTTTGCAcctcttctttctgctgcttccattaggggtcgccacagcggatcatctgcctccatctcaccctgtccacAGCACCCAACCTGCATGTCTGTCCTCCTTCaccacatccatgaatcttctctgtggtcttcctctcctcctcctgtctggcagctatATATTTAACATCCACTGTGCAGTATATCCTCCATAACATATTTAACTAATTTGAATCTGATAGCTTTAAAATCTGCTAAAAAATAAGATTAAAGCCAATTTTTCTGGATGCAGGTTATTTCTAACAATTTATCATTCTACAGTAAATCCTGTTTTACATAGATTAACAGTTGCTGTTCATTTAAGTAACTGATTGCGTAAATAGTTTGCTAAATTATTTGATTTTAACTGTGAAGATACTTTGCTCACTTCTACCAGTCATTAAAACTACGTGCTTTCTTTCAATTAATAAGAGATTTGAAATGTACATTGTGCATTcaaatactgtatatttaaagAATTCCTTCATCTGCAAAGTTATTTACAGTGTTACAGTTTATTGTGGAGaaactgtgttgttttgtttggttaaGGGATCAGCAACTGCATGCATGTTGTGTTACACAGGTTTATAGGTTTTTAAAGCTCAGCAAATTATCAAACATtcataacaacaaaaaaggcaATCTTGGGATTTAACAGGTATGGTAACAAGTTGGCATTCAGACAGCCTGCACAATAGTTACTCAGCATCCATCATCTATCCATCATATATGATTCATTCTTTCCTCAATGACACAATCTGCAATTTGTCACCTACAACAAACTTTCAGACAAATTAAAGGACTGCTTGGCTCAACTTATGAACTtaacaaataaacatttgatgtttcatttctctgtaaCAACTAAAGCTTGTCTCTTTACAACCAAATACAGAGCATGTTAAGAACATGATCTTGTTTCATGTACACTTTCAGTTGTCCATGCTGAGAAATTCAAATTCATCAGTGTAATAGTTAATTGTAAGGTCATctattgtgtgtgcatgctatTGTGTATGCATGCAGTCATGCTTGCATGTGAGTATGTGCACAGTGATCACAGTATGACTATGCTTTCACAGCTCATCAGTCTCTCCATCGAAGGGCACAGCATCGGTCTCCATGTGAATGCTGCTGGGCTCGCTGCTGCCCACCCAGCCAATAGGAGTGCGGTTGAAGGAAGGCCGGCAGCTAATGTCATGATGGTACACCACCGCAGGTTCAGGCTCCTGTTTGGTCGGCTCAGCTTCTGGCAGCTgaaatttcagaaactgattGGCCTTTTCAAAGCCACCATAGGGCATGGCACTCCTGTCAAGGCAAGGTGAGAGGTTAATTAAAGCCCCTGTTTTTCACACATCTTCCACATATCAGACCTTGAGGGAACTACCTGTTGAAACACTTGTACTTGGGCAGATCCTTTGTGGAAATGGGATATGGCatttcagtttttagggtgGCTAACAGACCCTCATCACCCTTCATGGCCTTCTCCCATGGTGACACATAGGTTTTCACATAAGTTTGCTTCTTAGTTCCGccatcttttcctcctcctgtaAAGAAAGTCATCCACACATGCTGCATATGATGTGGTGTTTGTTGATCACTTATTTAGATGAAACTTATTAAAATTTTGGGAAGGGTTAGTTAGGGTTGTTGGGATGGGTTGTACTTTATTGGTGAGTTACAGATGATCGGGTTAATAGCTGTATTTAGAGCCAGGACAGGTGAAAGACTGGAAATATCAGGAAACAGTCAGCCTGGTAtgaaccaaaggaaaaaaaaatctgcctaaCATCACCGCTCAAGTTCACAAATTGATAGCCTATATCAGAAAAATAATTAGTAAGtaaagcttgaaaaaaaaggtAGTGGAGTCAAAATATTGACTGTAGTGAGGGTCCAGTTCGGACCCTGCACTACAGTCCAGTTCGGACCCTCACTATTGGTCAAAACACCATCACTGGCCCAAACAGGCCAGGAGCTGGCCGTTCAACCTGCCCaacatacttttttttactGGCCCTGAGCCATTGTTGGACTTCCTGGGGTGCTTTCTGCTTGGCAACCTCACACTGCAACATTTTCaacatgtttgctttttgtaCACTTTGCCTTTTGTATGGCGATGGTTTGAAGTTTATTTTCTAGTTGAACTCTTAGCAAGAAAGCAAatgtgaatattaaaaaaaaaaaaatattggacAGATCTTTCAATATTTCATTGTATTGAATTAGACaatatatttatgcattttttgttttgttttgtgtgcatatTGTTAAGAGATAATTGCTTTTtgtgaatgcattttaaatacttttttgcaGAAATGGGCCTGCGTCATAAAACAGATTTGTCCTGTAAATGgccaaaagaaaacagaaattttaCCAACCTTTAAGTGGAGACCACTCACTACCACCTTCTCCTTTTCCATCTTGCTCACCCACACCAGCTCCTCCTGCACTTCCTGCTCCTCCCGCACCTCCCGCTCTTCCTGCCCCTTTGCTTCCAGGCTTTGGAGGAGGCACAGGGGCCAGTCCTCCTGTTTGTAGCCCTATAAAATTCAAACGTCCAGCCTCCTTGCTAACAAAATGCCCACCGAGGTTTATCATTTGACCTCCCATTTGACCTCCCAGGGAGGGAACAAACTTCTGGAGGTTGTCCTGAAAGAAATACGTTTATTCTAATCAACCATACACCCACCACACAACACTGATTTGTATTTCCTGAGTTATCAGGATCAGCATTTGAGCATTAGAGTACTTTGAATTATGATTGATGGTCTTTATCTGTTTCCAGACCATGAAAAAAGACTCATGTCACTGTTAAGATTGGTCAGTAATGATCTAAAGTCCAAGTGACTTAACATTTAAGAGATCAACATCTGCATCCTAGTACTAGGTTTCTTTTAAACAGGTATATCACTGAAAGCAAGCTTGCAAAGGTGTAGATACAATTCTTCAGCTATTGACTTTCTGCATGGAATTCAGAGCTACTTCAAGGTTTATCTGTGtaagttttgatttatttatccaCATGTCAATAGCTTTCCACTGTAATGACAAActagatttagttttttttttcctgtgaactAGGCTCTCACCATCGATTCACTGCTGAAGACGTCAGGGTTGTTCTCATAGATGAATTTCTCCACTCTCTGCTGTCTCATCTTGAACATCTTGGAGCCTCGGTTCTTCAACAGGGAAAGCTCCTCCAGCATGATGTCTTTGGGAGTCCTGATCTTTGTTCCCAGGTCAAATTCCGATGCCTCTGGCTCCGATTCATATTCTAGGTAAGTGAGAGCCAAACAATGGCCCTAACATTGGTAACTGTGATAAAAAGTAGTATTAACTCATAAAGAGGGCTTTATTTGAACAACGGTAACCTTTATTAGTAAATAAATTGACCAGGCAGATAATCAGATGCTAACATGTTTAGTCATAACTGTCAAAAATGGTCTTGATAAACAAAGATGCTTTTTGTGT
This is a stretch of genomic DNA from Archocentrus centrarchus isolate MPI-CPG fArcCen1 chromosome 15, fArcCen1, whole genome shotgun sequence. It encodes these proteins:
- the myoz1a gene encoding myozenin-1a isoform X2 — encoded protein: MPLGTPAPLTKRKKPSKIITDLSHIAQDEYESEPEASEFDLGTKIRTPKDIMLEELSLLKNRGSKMFKMRQQRVEKFIYENNPDVFSSESMDNLQKFVPSLGGAGGAGSAGGAGVGEQDGKGEGGSEWSPLKGGGKDGGTKKQTYVKTYVSPWEKAMKGDEGLLATLKTEMPYPISTKDLPKYKCFNRSAMPYGGFEKANQFLKFQLPEAEPTKQEPEPAVVYHHDISCRPSFNRTPIGWVGSSEPSSIHMETDAVPFDGETDEL
- the myoz1a gene encoding myozenin-1a isoform X1; translated protein: MPLGTPAPLTKRKKPSKIITDLSHIAQDEYESEPEASEFDLGTKIRTPKDIMLEELSLLKNRGSKMFKMRQQRVEKFIYENNPDVFSSESMDNLQKFVPSLGGQMGGQMINLGGHFVSKEAGRLNFIGLQTGGLAPVPPPKPGSKGAGRAGGAGGAGSAGGAGVGEQDGKGEGGSEWSPLKGGGKDGGTKKQTYVKTYVSPWEKAMKGDEGLLATLKTEMPYPISTKDLPKYKCFNRSAMPYGGFEKANQFLKFQLPEAEPTKQEPEPAVVYHHDISCRPSFNRTPIGWVGSSEPSSIHMETDAVPFDGETDEL